The Rhea pennata isolate bPtePen1 chromosome Z, bPtePen1.pri, whole genome shotgun sequence genome includes a region encoding these proteins:
- the LOC134153872 gene encoding survival motor neuron protein-like isoform X3: MADAVLFRRGAGQSDDSDMWDDTALIKAYDKAVASFKNALKNGECSEPAEKQEQCSGTKRKNNKKNRSRKKSNTLPSKQNENETQYSTDESEKSSQSPRNKNCTKARFSPRNLRFPIPHAAPGLGKPGPKFNAPPPFLSCWPPPFPTGPPLIPPPPPMGPDSPEDDEALGSMLIAWYMSGYHTGYYLGLKQSRMEAALQREPHPK; this comes from the exons ATGGCGGACGCGGTGCTGTtccggcgcggcgccgggcag AGCGACGACTCAGACATGTGGGACGACACGGCGCTGATCAAGGCGTACGACAAGGCGGTGGCCTCCTTCAAg AACGCTTTAAAGAACGGGGAGTGTTCAGAGCCCGCGGAGAAGCAGGAGCAGTGCTCGGGGAcgaagaggaaaaacaacaagaaaaaccggagcagaaagaaaagcaacacgCTGCCATCAAAACAG AATGAAAATGAGACTCAGTATTCAACGgatgaaagtgaaaaatcaTCCCAGTCACCTCGGAACAAAAACTGCACAAAAGCTAGATTCTCTCCTCGAAACTTACGTTTTCCCATACCCCATGCAGCTCCAGGCCTGGGAAAG CCTGGACCAAAATTCAATGCACCTCCGCCATTTTTATCATGCTGGCCCCCACCCTTCCCAACAGGACCACCG CTGattcctcctccaccacctatGGGGCCAGACTCTCCTGAGGACGATGAAGCGTTGGGGAGTATGCTGATAGCCTGGTACATGAGTGGTTATCACACCGGGTATTACCTG GGTTTAAAGCAGAGTCGAATGGAAGCTGCCCTACAGAGAGAACCCCATCCTAAATAA
- the LOC134153872 gene encoding survival motor neuron protein-like isoform X2, with protein sequence MADAVLFRRGAGQSDDSDMWDDTALIKAYDKAVASFKNALKNGECSEPAEKQEQCSGTKRKNNKKNRSRKKSNTLPSKQWKVGDSCNAVWSEDGNVYLATIASINQKRGTCVVIYTGYGNKEEQNLSDLLPPASDETNENETQYSTDESEKSSQSPRNKNCTKARFSPRNLRFPIPHAAPGLGKPGPKFNAPPPFLSCWPPPFPTGPPLIPPPPPMGPDSPEDDEALGSMLIAWYMSGYHTGYYLGLKQSRMEAALQREPHPK encoded by the exons ATGGCGGACGCGGTGCTGTtccggcgcggcgccgggcag AGCGACGACTCAGACATGTGGGACGACACGGCGCTGATCAAGGCGTACGACAAGGCGGTGGCCTCCTTCAAg AACGCTTTAAAGAACGGGGAGTGTTCAGAGCCCGCGGAGAAGCAGGAGCAGTGCTCGGGGAcgaagaggaaaaacaacaagaaaaaccggagcagaaagaaaagcaacacgCTGCCATCAAAACAG TGGAAAGTTGGTGACAGCTGTAATGCTGTTTGGTCTGAGGATGGCAATGTGTACCTAGCGACTATTGCCTCAATTAATCAGAAGAGAGGGACATGCGTTGTTATTTACACTGGATATGGAAATAAGGAAGAGCAGAACCTGTCTGATCTACTTCCTCCAGCCAGCGATGAAACA AATGAAAATGAGACTCAGTATTCAACGgatgaaagtgaaaaatcaTCCCAGTCACCTCGGAACAAAAACTGCACAAAAGCTAGATTCTCTCCTCGAAACTTACGTTTTCCCATACCCCATGCAGCTCCAGGCCTGGGAAAG CCTGGACCAAAATTCAATGCACCTCCGCCATTTTTATCATGCTGGCCCCCACCCTTCCCAACAGGACCACCG CTGattcctcctccaccacctatGGGGCCAGACTCTCCTGAGGACGATGAAGCGTTGGGGAGTATGCTGATAGCCTGGTACATGAGTGGTTATCACACCGGGTATTACCTG GGTTTAAAGCAGAGTCGAATGGAAGCTGCCCTACAGAGAGAACCCCATCCTAAATAA
- the LOC134153872 gene encoding survival of motor neuron protein-like isoform X1 has product MADAVLFRRGAGQSDDSDMWDDTALIKAYDKAVASFKNALKNGECSEPAEKQEQCSGTKRKNNKKNRSRKKSNTLPSKQWKVGDSCNAVWSEDGNVYLATIASINQKRGTCVVIYTGYGNKEEQNLSDLLPPASDETVNEMGNSGENENETQYSTDESEKSSQSPRNKNCTKARFSPRNLRFPIPHAAPGLGKPGPKFNAPPPFLSCWPPPFPTGPPLIPPPPPMGPDSPEDDEALGSMLIAWYMSGYHTGYYLGLKQSRMEAALQREPHPK; this is encoded by the exons ATGGCGGACGCGGTGCTGTtccggcgcggcgccgggcag AGCGACGACTCAGACATGTGGGACGACACGGCGCTGATCAAGGCGTACGACAAGGCGGTGGCCTCCTTCAAg AACGCTTTAAAGAACGGGGAGTGTTCAGAGCCCGCGGAGAAGCAGGAGCAGTGCTCGGGGAcgaagaggaaaaacaacaagaaaaaccggagcagaaagaaaagcaacacgCTGCCATCAAAACAG TGGAAAGTTGGTGACAGCTGTAATGCTGTTTGGTCTGAGGATGGCAATGTGTACCTAGCGACTATTGCCTCAATTAATCAGAAGAGAGGGACATGCGTTGTTATTTACACTGGATATGGAAATAAGGAAGAGCAGAACCTGTCTGATCTACTTCCTCCAGCCAGCGATGAAACAGTAAATGAGATGGGGAATTCTGGGGAG AATGAAAATGAGACTCAGTATTCAACGgatgaaagtgaaaaatcaTCCCAGTCACCTCGGAACAAAAACTGCACAAAAGCTAGATTCTCTCCTCGAAACTTACGTTTTCCCATACCCCATGCAGCTCCAGGCCTGGGAAAG CCTGGACCAAAATTCAATGCACCTCCGCCATTTTTATCATGCTGGCCCCCACCCTTCCCAACAGGACCACCG CTGattcctcctccaccacctatGGGGCCAGACTCTCCTGAGGACGATGAAGCGTTGGGGAGTATGCTGATAGCCTGGTACATGAGTGGTTATCACACCGGGTATTACCTG GGTTTAAAGCAGAGTCGAATGGAAGCTGCCCTACAGAGAGAACCCCATCCTAAATAA
- the SERF1B gene encoding small EDRK-rich factor 1: MTRGNQRELARQKNLKKTQEIHKGKRKEDSLSASQRKQRDSEIMQQKQKAANERKSLQAGAK; this comes from the exons ATGACCC GTGGGAATCAGCGTGAACTTGCCCGCCAAAAGAATCTGAAGAAGACCCAAGAGATCcacaaagggaaaaggaaagaagatagCTTGTCTGCTtctcagagaaaacagag AGACTCTGAAATCatgcagcaaaaacaaaaagcagctaaTGAAAGGAAGtctctgcaggcaggagcaaaaTGA